The genomic stretch ATCCAACACCGCGGTAGTCTGTATGCCGCCCACGTCGCTGCCCGCGTTGGACTCGGTGAGACCGAAAGCGGCCAGGGATTGGCCGGAAGCGACGCGGGGGAGATAGGTCCGTTTCTGTTCTTCGGATCCGCTCAGCAAAATGGGGTAGGCCCCGAGTCCGCTTGCAGCAAATGTAGTCGCCACACCGCAGCAGGCCCTGCTAAGCTCTTCCACGGCAAGACAGTTTTCCAGGCACCCCATGCCAAGTCCGCCATATTCTTCCGGAATTACTATTCCGAACAAATCCGACTGGGCGAGATCTTTCATGATGTCATGCGGAAAAATCTCATGTTCGTCCAGTTCGGCTCTCACCGGAATCACTTTGGTCTCGGCGATCTGTCGGGCGAGATCTCGAATCATCTGCTGTTCTTCAGTAAGAAAATAGTCCATCCGACGCTCCTACGAAACCCCTTCCCCTTTTTCGGGCTGAGAACTCATCTCCTCTTGGGAAAACCGGGCGAGTCCCCTCGCCAGATGCTCGTTTACCCGGTTCTGAACGACTTCCCTGGCCGCTCGTACGGCATTCTTGATCGCTTTAGCCGGAGAAGAGCCGTGACATACGATACCCGCTCCGTTGACGCCCCTGGCGAAGAAGAATCCCAACCGGCTCATCCATTCTTTCTTGGCCTCTTCCACCAGCATGATCTTAAACACCTGTCCGAGACCTTCGGTGAGCTTCAAGCAAACATTGCCCACAAAACCGTCGCAGATGATGACCTGTGCTTTACCCGAAAAGATGTCTCGTCCTTCTACGTTTCCGATAAAATTCAGGTTGGTGTTTCGCAGCAGCTCATGGACGTGCTTGACCAGTTCGTTCCCCTTGGAACTCTCTTCCCCGATACTGAGCAGCCCTACTTGCGGGTTCTCGATGTGCAGAACGCTCCTCGCGTAGATGTCTCCCATTATGGCGAATTGGAAAAGATGCCGCGGCTTGCAATTCACATTGGCGCCCACATCGATGACCACAATGGGACCCGAAAGGGATGGAAAAACACCCGCGATAGCAGGACGATCCACGCCGACGGTTCGACCCAGCACCAAAGCCGCACCCGTCATGATGGCGCCGGAATTGCCCGCACTCACTACTCCGTGTACTTTGCCCTCTTTGACCAGGTTGAAAGCCACCCGTATGGAGGAGCCCTTCTTTTTCTTAAAAGCGGCTGCAGCGGGCTCATCCATCTCAATGAATTCCGGGGCGTCGCATATTTCGATGAGCTCGGCGGGGACGTCCTCCACCTCGCTCAGCGCATGGCGGATGGCCGCCTCTTGTCCCACCAGGACCACGGGACAGCCAAACTCCCGGGCAGCCCAGACCGCCCCGTGAACCGGAGCCTGTGGCGCAAGGTCACCGCCCATGGCGTCTACGGCAATTCGGATGTCGTCCCGACTCGTTGAATCGCTCACGATCTCACCCGGCGGAGATAAGGCTCAGATTCAGCTTAGTCTTCCGTCTCGATATAAGTCCGCCCCCGGTAAGTGCCGCAACTCGGACACGCCCGGTGGGGCATTTTGGGCTCCGCACACTGAGCGCACAAAGACAGTGAAGGTGAGGATAGCTTATCGTGGGAACGGCGCATATTCTTGCGCGATTTGGACTTTCTGTGTTTAGGTACGGCCATGATCAGCCTCCGAAATTTGCTAGATCTTCAATTTCTTCAAAACGGAAAACGGACTCTCCGGACCGTTATCCGAACACTGACAGGGCGTCCGGTTACGGTTGGCTCCGCATTTCGGACAGATCCCCAGGCATTCTTCGCCACACACGTGTCTTAGCGGGAGCGAAAGTATGATCTGTTCCTGAACGATGGGCTCCAGATCAAACTCTTCCCCCTCGTAGGAGGTAATGTCCAGATCCTGAGAAGTAAGTTCAACGGACTCCGCACCCGCTTCCCGCAAGAGGTCCGCCGAAACCAGGACGGCGTAAATTTGCGCATGCACGGGCTGCGAATAGTTCTCCAAACACCGGTCGCATGCCAAAGTCACCGTGGTTTCCATTTCACCCCGAACCACAAAATAGTCGCCGGACCGTTCAACCCGGACACGACCCGTCCGCGATTGGCTTGTAACTCCGGTCACGCACCCTTTTCACGTACAAAATCACTTGACCTCCGGGGAATCGTTGTCCATAATCTGGACGTCGGAAAAGGGCTCCTTACTTGTGGTTTTTTCAATAGAAATGGACCCGAACAGGACTTGGAGCCGGACAGATTTCCCGTTTGCCTGCACCTCAATGTGACTGAAATAGCCGCTCAGCGGAGATCATCGAAGAAAACGGAAAGAGGCGATAGGATCATGTTACCCAAAATAAAACGGCTGTGGCCGGCGATGATGTCGGTTGCATTTCTGGTATTGGTGAGTAGTGCTTTCGGACAGGAGACCGAGAAAACCGGACCCGCGAACGAGCCACTTTCGTTGGAGGATTGTATCCGGATCGTTCTCGACAAAAATTCCGACATACTTATCGCAAGAGACGAGATTAACGCCGCCGTCGAGCGAAAGAACCAGGCTCGATCGGAATTCCTGTTCAAAGCCAATACGACTTACAGCTACACCCGACTGAACGAAGCACCGGAGCTTCAAAGTATCCGCTTTCCGGGCATACCCCAGAATCTTGAAATTGGCACCGTCAACAACTGGGATTGGAAGACTGAATTCAACCAACCCGTGTTCGCCGGATTCGCACTAGTGACTTCCTACGAATTAGCCAAACTGGGCATCGATGTCGCGCACGTGGACCTGGAAACCACCAAACTGAATCTGATCGTACAGACCAAGGTCGCTTATTTCAATCTGCTCCTGGCGGAGAAGGGAACCATCGTCGCCGAGGACGCGGTCGTGGGCTTCGAGGCCCAGGCCAAGGTGGCCAAGGACTTTTTCGATGTCGGAATGACTCCGAAAAACGACTACCTCAAGGCGCAAGTCGAGGCGGCCAATGCCCGCCAGAACTTGATTCGAGCGAAAAACCTCGTTGAAATCCGGCGGGCGGAGCTGAACAACCTACTCCGGTACCCTGTTGATATGAACACCCAGGTGGTAGACGTCATGAACTACGCACCCGTACCCTACACGCTGGATTACGCTTTTGAACAGGCGTACCAAAATCGACCCGAGCTGAAGGCCGCCCGCTTCAACACGGAATCCGCTCAAAAAAACGTCAAGTTGGCTCAATCTGAATACTATCCTAACCTCGGATTGACCTTTGCGTACGAAAAAATGGGGGACACGTGGAAAGTCAGTGGCTCGGAATTCGAGGTTCAGGAGGTTTGGTCGCTAACTGCAGGAGTGGATTGGACCTTTTGGGAATGGGGAAGGACCTTTCATTCCGTATCCGAAAACCGGGTTAGGGTCAGACAAACCGAGGAGGCAGAACGACAACTACGAGAACTCATCGCTCTTCGGGTCAAAGAAGCTTTTTTGAATCTGCGCGAGTCCGAGAAAAATGTGCCGGTGGCGCAAACCTCGATCGAGCAGGCTGAAGAAAACCATCGCATGAGCGTGGAGAGATACAAAGAGCAGGTCACTACGAACACGGAAGTTTTGGATGCTCAAACGCTCCTCTCTCAAGCCAAAGACAATTACTACGGTGCGTTGTATCGCTACAACGTAGCCTTAGCGCAATTACGTGTGGCCATGGGACTACTGGATTGAGGAATCCGGGATAACGGCGGATCCTTCCTCCGGTCGGGATCCCGGTCCCCGGCGACGCTAACGGGGTCCCTGTCCGCGTCTATCTAAAGAACCGCGTTCCTCCTGATTACGGGAGTCCGCATTCTCATTATAAATAGAAAGGTGCGAAAACAACCATGAATTCGAAGAACTATTGGAAACTGATTGCGCCGCTGGCGGTAGCCATTGCAGCCATTCTCCTTTCCTTCACTCTCCAGCCGCTGCCCGTTTCAAATGCCGGCTCGGACGCCACCTACGAAAAGCTCAAAGTTTTCACCTCCGTCCTCAACGAAATCGAAAACAAGTACGTGGAAGAGGAAAACTCGGAAAAGCTGATCTATGGCGCCATTCGGGGCATGGTGAAGGTATTGGACCCTCATTCCGCCTTTCTTGCTCCGGAAGAGTACAAGGAGCTGCGCATTGAAACCAAGGGTGAATTTGGCGGCATAGGTATCGAGATTACATTGCGGGAAGGCATCTTGACCGTGGTATCTCCCATCGAAGATACTCCGGCCTACCGCGCCGGAGTCAAAGCGGGTGACAGGATCATCAAGATCAATGGAAAAGTGACCAAAGACATGAGCCTGCTGGACGCGGTCAAGCTGATTCGAGGTCCCAAGGGAGAAAAAGTGTTGCTCACCATCCTGAGGGAAGGCGAGACCAGACTGCTCGACATTCCCGTGGAACGCGACATTATCCAGATCCAGAGTGTGAAATGGAAACCGATTGGCGAGGATATAGCTTATGTTCGGGTTTTGGCTTTTCAGGATCGGACGATCGAAAAAATGAAGGAAGCATTGCAGTCACTATCCGTCGGGGAAAAACCCTACAAAGGACTGATCCTCGACCTGCGAAACAATCCGGGAGGCCTTTTGGATCAGGCCGTAAAAGTCAGCGACGCCTTCCTTTCCGAAGGCCTGATTGTTTTCACCAAAGGCCGGATGCAAAACCAGAATATGCGTTTTTACGCCGACGAGGATATCTTCGTTCCCAAGGATCTGCCGATGATCGCTCTGGTCAACGAGGGAAGCGCCAGTGCTTCCGAGATTGTCGCCGGCGCCCTGCAAGACCATCGGAGGGCCATTATCCTGGGTACTCAGACGTTCGGCAAAGGATCCGTTCAGACCATCATTCCTCTGGAGGACGATTCGGGCCTCCGACTGACCACCGCTCTGTACTATACGCCCAGCGAGCGCTCGATCCAGGCGAAGGGCATTACGCCGGACGTAACGGTGGAAATGGCGCCGCGCCCCCAAGAGAAAGAGGAGGAGACGGAAAAGGAAAAGGAAAAACGTTTCCTAAGGGAAAAGGATCTGTTTCACCATCTTGAAAATTCAGAAGAACCCATGATTCAGCAAGACACTCAGACAGCGCCCGAGGAACCCCTGCAGGAGGAAGTTCCCCAAGAAGAGATGAAGGAAACACCGGAACCGGAGAAAGAGAGTCAAGATACCCAGCTCAACCGGGCCGTCGAACTACTCCGGACGTGGAATATTTTCAGCAAACTCAAACCGCAAGCCGCCGCTGAATGACATCGTGGGGGAACTCCCAACTGAAGGAGTTCCCCCACCCCGCCTTCGTATCGGATTCCGGCCCCGGCGAACTCCCTAAAATCGGCCGCATAGTTCAATTTCCATAGAGCCTCGCCCGCCCCAACTCAAGCGTTTGTTCGGAATTGGTCGTTTCGTGGTTCCTATTCCGGGATACCCGAACCTCCGATTCCCAAAAGAACGATACTACCCGTGCACGAAAAAGGGTATACTACGAGACTCTCTTTGCAGCGGCGTCACCACAGGCGCACCTTTTGGGGGGGCAGAAACATGCATATGAGAAAAGCACGGCTCCTGTTCATAAGCAATGCCATGTTCTTCGGGAATTTCGTGGCCAATCTGGCGGGTTGGGGCGCCGTGGAGCTTGTCACCAGTGCGGCGTTACCCCAGGGCGCAAGGGATGCCGTCCCGGCTCTTCGCATGATGGGAATGGTGTTCCCGTTTTTCGCCTTCCTGTTCGGCGCCCTGGGCACCTTCTGGTACGAACTCCCCTACCGCCGGTATCTCAAGGCCATGTACGAACAGCGGGAAGTCCCATCCGAGGAACAGCTCGCAGCTCGCCGGAGGTTGCTGAACGAGCCCTATTTCGCGGTGGTTCTTGACTTTGCTATCTGGTGTGTCGCCGCTCTCGTCTTCTCAACGTCGGCCTGGACCCATCCCGCGGCCAGACATATGGTGTATGGCATTGCCTTCAGATCCATCGTCACGGCTTTAATCACCGTCACGTTTGCCTTCTTCCTCATCGAGCACATTCTGCAGCACAGAGTGACGCCTCTTTTCTTTCCGGCCGGGGATCTGCACTCGACTCCGGGCGTGCTTCGTATCCGGATCGGCACCCGTCTAGCGGCTCTCATCTTCGCCTGCAGCATCGTTCCCTTGAGCGCCATTCATCTGACCATTCATTTCTCACACCGCATGGCGGTCAGCGGGAGGATCGCGCCCGAGGAAATCCTGCAGGCGTCTCAGTCGATCATATGGATCGAAACACTCGTCTTCCTGCTTTTTTCCGTTGCGTTAGCGTTCTTCCTCACCATCAACATCACCCGACCTCTCTCGGAAATCACCAAAGCTCTCGAAGAGGTCAAGCAAGGTGTATTCGATCGAAAAGTGCGTGTGACGTCCAACGACGAGATAGGCTACACCGCCGACATGATCAATCGCATGACGGAAGGGCTGAGGGAACGGGACTTCATCAAGGAGACCTTCGGCAAGTACGTCACCAGGGAAATCAGGGATGAAATCCTCGAGGGTCGCATTCCATTGGACGGCGAACTGAGGGAAGCCACGGTCCTTTTCTCCGACATCAGGGGCTTTACAGGATTTGTCGAGGCTACGCCTCCCCGGGAAGTGGTCAGGATCATCAATGGCTACTTCGGGGAAATGGCCGAGGCCATACGGCAACATGGGGGACTCATTCTGCAGTTTATCGGGGACGAAATCGAAGCGGTTTTCGGCGCTCCCATCGCCAGGCAGGATCATCAGCAGTTGGCGGTCAAGGCAGCCCTGGAAATGCGGAGAAGGTTGACGCTATTCAATTCGGAACTGAATCAGCGCGGACACCGGGGGATCAATCACGGCATAGGCGTTCATACGGGAAGAGTTCTGGCCGCCAATATTGGAAGTCCCGAACGTCTTTCCTATGCCCTCGTGGGCGACACGGTCAACGTGGCCTCCCGTATACAGGGACTCAACAAGCAGTTTGACACGGATATTCTCGTCAGCGCCGCCACGCGGGCGGGATTGAATGAAGAGTTTGACCTGAAGAAACTGCCCTCCACGATGGTTCGAGGCAAAACCGAACCCTTGGAGATCTTTCGATTGTTTTGATGCCTCACGCACCTAGCCCTCGGCTAGGGTGTCCTTCCTCCGGCCTTTTCGAAGTAGGCGTTGGCTTTTTCCATATCCATGATATTTTCTTCGCAGATCTGTCCCAATTGGCGATAGACGTCCTTATTCTTCGGCTCGATCTTCGAGCACGTTTCAAATGTGGTCAGGGCTTCCGGGTACCGTTTGCCCTGTTTCAACAAAACGCCCAGGTTGTAGCAGGCATCGAAATAGTCCGGACGCAGAGCCAATGCCTCGTGAAACCGATTGATGGCATCGGTTTGATTTCCCCGACCGTGGGCAATAACACCCAGACAATAGGAATCCGGGGCTTCCCGAGGTTCCGTTCGGGCCAGATCCAGAAACAAGGGCTCGGCTTTTTCATATTCCTTCCGGTTGAAATACAGCGTGGCGAGCGTTCGAACGAGCGTTTTGGATTGGACCGTTTTGACGGCTTTTTCCAGAGTGTGCATGGCCTCGTTTTCCTCGTTGCTCCGAAGCAGGAGGTCGGTCAGACGCTGCCAGAGTTCGGCGTCGTTCGGCTCCGTGCCGAGCAGTTCGAGATAGATCTTCCGCGCCGACTGGGGATCATTCGTCCGCTCGTATAAGTAGGCCATCCGGCGCCGCGTATTGGGCCATCCGGGGTAGAGCCGCTCCACCTGGTTGTAGGCTTCCAGCGCCTTTTGGTGCTTACCCGTTCTCTGATACACTTCAGCAAGCAGGTTCCAGGCCAGCAAATCGTTCGGATAATCCTCGAGGGAAGCGGTAAGATGTGATTCCGCTTTGGCCAGTTGACCCTGGTTGTAGGCGTCCACGGCCTTCGAGTATTCCTTGAAAAAAGGCGCAGCCGTAAGATCCTCGCCTTGCGCCCCCGATGAAAGGAGCAGCACGACGCCTAGCACAAGCAGTGAGCATATGAGAGACTCTGTCCGGAACAAGCGCATCCGTCTTCCTCTACGAATTGCTTATATCTGTCGCATGGGCTCGAACATGCTCCTCGCGACCCAATCTCTGTCTACGATCATCGTTCGCGTGGTTCGAACGTTTCAGGAGTAACTGAAGACGGCAGGAACAAAGCACGAATCAGCCCCGTTCGTCAAGTTGTCCATGTCGGAGGCCTCGCCCTTTCATCGGTCCATGGAAAAAGCGTAAGGCCGCTTTCTTCGTTCGCTTTGTCCCAAAGCAACCCAAACGGAATGGGAATGGAACAGGGGGATTCCGTTATAGCTGTATCCCCCCTGTTGATTAAGAAACCATGTCCGGCCTTTAGATGAGTCCTCATCCAGCCGCCAGGGCCGGAGGAGGACAAACATACGTTCAAAGGCGCGCGAACCGCGCCATTGGTTTGTGCTCCGGAAATGGATCTTGTCCCGTGATCTCGTACGTTTTCACGTGACGTTCGTCTTCTGTCAGCCGGCCATCGGAGATCCTGAGAAAGCGATCCGCATACTCCGCCGCATCGTGACTGTGCGTAACCATAATGATGGTTACTCCGTCGCGGTTGAGACCCTGGAACAGCCGCATGATTTCCCGGCCGGTTTTTGTATCCAGATTGCCAGTGGGTTCGTCCGCGAGCAAGAGGGGAGGCTCGTTGACAATCGCTCTCGCAATGGCCGCCCGCTCCTGTTCTCCTCCGGAAATCTGGTTTGGCAATCGTTTTGCCTTGTCCGCCAGCCCTACTCGATCGAGCGCCGTTTCGGCCATGGCGCGTTTTTGCCTGGCGCTCATTCGGATCGTGGCCACGGGCAGCATCACGTTTTCGATCAAGGACAAATACGGGATCAGGTGAAAGCTCTGGAATACGAATCCTAAGAACTCCCTTCTGAACTCCGCCCTTTGTTCCGAACCCAGGGCGTATACGTCGATGTCGTCCACCAGGTAACGTCCTTCGGTGGGTGTATTCAGAGCGCCCAGCATGCTCAAAAGGGTTGACTTGCCGGAACCGGATTCACCCATAATCGCGATGAATTCGCCTTCTTCCATGCCGAAGTTGATTCCTCTTACAGCCGTAACCGCCGTTTCCCCGACACCGTACCGCTTGACGAGATTCTCCGCTTGCATAGTATTCATAGTTCTTCTCCTACAATGCTCTCAGGGCTTCGTTGGGATCCATCCGAGCGGCTTGAAGCGCCGGATAGGTGCTCGAAACGAGGCCCAGAACCAGCGACAGCGACAGAACTCCCCCGGCCAATACCGGATCGAAATGCAGCGCTACGTGCTGACTTTCCGTAAAGAACGGTATGGCGAACCGAGTACCGGCGAGGCCCAGGATATACCCCAGCACGCCTGCCAATACGGAAATGATCGCCGCCTCGAACAGAACGATCTGCATCACCTGGCTCTTCTTGTAACCAATGGCGCGAAAGATGCCGAACTCGGAAGTACGTTCCCTCACGCTGCCCATCATGGTCACCAGGACAACAAGAGCTCCCACGGCCATGACGAGACCCGAAAGCCCGTACACGACTTTTCGAAGATGACCCAGTGTTTCCATGCGACCTTTCACAACTTGCTTGATGGCCATCACCTTGGCGCCGGGAAGGACACCGGAAATCTGTTTCACCATTTCCTCAATAGGGCATCCCGCGCACAGGGCGGCCACTTCGGCCATGGAAATCTTCCCCTCTTTGCCCAACATCGACTGGGCCATGCTCAGCGGCGCGAAGAGGATCTGATCGTCCTGCGATCCAGTAGGTTCCAGGATTCCCGTAACGATCAGTTCCCGGCCATCGATCTCGAACCGGTCTCCCTGGCGAATTTCAAGGATCCGAGCCGCTTCCGAGCCTGCCAGCACGCCTTGTCCCACCGGCATTTCACCATGTACGTTCCACCAGGGTCTCAGATACGACACTACCTCGAAATCCACTCCTGCCAGAAGCACGTTCTGACCGCGTATTTGGAGCGGACCCAATACCATTGGTCCGACCGCGGCCACGTTCCCGGCATTTTTGATCGTTACAATTTTCCCCAGGTCCTCTTGCCGGAGCTCTTGCATGTCAAACGAAAACCCTCCTATAGAGAGACCTCCATACGTGAGGGAGAGGTTCTCGGTTTTCGGGAGCACCAGAATGTTGGCCCCGTATTTTTCCAGTTTGTGGTTGATGTCCATGGTCAGGGTGTCCACCAGGCTGACAAACGCCACCACGGAGGAAACACCGACCAGGAGCCCTACCAGCACAAACGCTGCTCTTGCTTTACGGCGTTTGAGGTTGCACAGCGCGATGGTTCTCAACGTCATAATCAGCCCCTATCGGCGAAATCGAAATATTGTTTTCCCTCGAGGATGTCCGCCGCCTTGATCACCAGATTGTCCCCCACAATCTGCCGGTGAAGCGGCGCCGGATTGCATCCGCCTTTGACTTCGTTGATCAAGACGGAAGCAAAGCGTCTTCCGCAATTGCGGCAGATCATCTCGTCACCCTGCTGAACGTACCCTTTTCCAGCCGGCCAGCAGACGTCGCACGCATCAAAAGCGGCGCGGATAACCCCGTCGGAGCTTTTGAGGATGAAGTATTTTATGTTGTATGCGCCGTGCTGATACGAGAAATGCTTGACCTCCCCGTTTTCGAACATCTGAACCGGATAGGCCACCTCCTGCTCGGAAACGGGCTCCCCGGATGCGGTCTGTGTTTGAGCCGCCGTCTGGGCCACCGGTGAAATCGCGACAGGTTTTCGATCGCCCGCTCCAGTGAAAAAGGCGGCTCCGGCGCCAAGAGCTATTGCGGCCAGAACGACGAGGGGCAACAAGCGAAAGGACTTGGATTTATTGTTTCCCAGGACGGCGGCCTTTTTTGCGGCGCGTTTATCCCGGGCATCTATATGGTTTCCACAGCAGCTTTTCTTAGACATAAGTATCTCCCAAATTAGTATGTTCAAACGCAATCATCGTTTGCAGTTCTTGATAGATCAGATCGTCGTTTTTTCCGACTCGATGGAGAAACAGCTCACGAACTCGTTCTTGGGATGCAAGGAGCAATGGCCATGGCGCTCTTCGCAACCGTTGAACGGAAGCGATATCCACGAAGCCCGTCAATCTGTTACGTAAGTGAAGCGAGAAAAAAGGCGCGCGTATCCGTTTCCGGCCGAAATTCGAGGCCGGATCCGGAACCGTGGAAGCTCAAATGAGGAGTGAGAGGTTCAGGAGGAACACGGGAACGGGGCCGGCTCTG from Deltaproteobacteria bacterium encodes the following:
- the plsX gene encoding phosphate acyltransferase PlsX, with the protein product MRIAVDAMGGDLAPQAPVHGAVWAAREFGCPVVLVGQEAAIRHALSEVEDVPAELIEICDAPEFIEMDEPAAAAFKKKKGSSIRVAFNLVKEGKVHGVVSAGNSGAIMTGAALVLGRTVGVDRPAIAGVFPSLSGPIVVIDVGANVNCKPRHLFQFAIMGDIYARSVLHIENPQVGLLSIGEESSKGNELVKHVHELLRNTNLNFIGNVEGRDIFSGKAQVIICDGFVGNVCLKLTEGLGQVFKIMLVEEAKKEWMSRLGFFFARGVNGAGIVCHGSSPAKAIKNAVRAAREVVQNRVNEHLARGLARFSQEEMSSQPEKGEGVS
- the rpmF gene encoding 50S ribosomal protein L32, which translates into the protein MAVPKHRKSKSRKNMRRSHDKLSSPSLSLCAQCAEPKMPHRACPSCGTYRGRTYIETED
- a CDS encoding DUF177 domain-containing protein, whose protein sequence is MTGVTSQSRTGRVRVERSGDYFVVRGEMETTVTLACDRCLENYSQPVHAQIYAVLVSADLLREAGAESVELTSQDLDITSYEGEEFDLEPIVQEQIILSLPLRHVCGEECLGICPKCGANRNRTPCQCSDNGPESPFSVLKKLKI
- a CDS encoding TolC family protein, with the translated sequence MLPKIKRLWPAMMSVAFLVLVSSAFGQETEKTGPANEPLSLEDCIRIVLDKNSDILIARDEINAAVERKNQARSEFLFKANTTYSYTRLNEAPELQSIRFPGIPQNLEIGTVNNWDWKTEFNQPVFAGFALVTSYELAKLGIDVAHVDLETTKLNLIVQTKVAYFNLLLAEKGTIVAEDAVVGFEAQAKVAKDFFDVGMTPKNDYLKAQVEAANARQNLIRAKNLVEIRRAELNNLLRYPVDMNTQVVDVMNYAPVPYTLDYAFEQAYQNRPELKAARFNTESAQKNVKLAQSEYYPNLGLTFAYEKMGDTWKVSGSEFEVQEVWSLTAGVDWTFWEWGRTFHSVSENRVRVRQTEEAERQLRELIALRVKEAFLNLRESEKNVPVAQTSIEQAEENHRMSVERYKEQVTTNTEVLDAQTLLSQAKDNYYGALYRYNVALAQLRVAMGLLD
- a CDS encoding S41 family peptidase: MNSKNYWKLIAPLAVAIAAILLSFTLQPLPVSNAGSDATYEKLKVFTSVLNEIENKYVEEENSEKLIYGAIRGMVKVLDPHSAFLAPEEYKELRIETKGEFGGIGIEITLREGILTVVSPIEDTPAYRAGVKAGDRIIKINGKVTKDMSLLDAVKLIRGPKGEKVLLTILREGETRLLDIPVERDIIQIQSVKWKPIGEDIAYVRVLAFQDRTIEKMKEALQSLSVGEKPYKGLILDLRNNPGGLLDQAVKVSDAFLSEGLIVFTKGRMQNQNMRFYADEDIFVPKDLPMIALVNEGSASASEIVAGALQDHRRAIILGTQTFGKGSVQTIIPLEDDSGLRLTTALYYTPSERSIQAKGITPDVTVEMAPRPQEKEEETEKEKEKRFLREKDLFHHLENSEEPMIQQDTQTAPEEPLQEEVPQEEMKETPEPEKESQDTQLNRAVELLRTWNIFSKLKPQAAAE
- a CDS encoding HAMP domain-containing protein gives rise to the protein MRKARLLFISNAMFFGNFVANLAGWGAVELVTSAALPQGARDAVPALRMMGMVFPFFAFLFGALGTFWYELPYRRYLKAMYEQREVPSEEQLAARRRLLNEPYFAVVLDFAIWCVAALVFSTSAWTHPAARHMVYGIAFRSIVTALITVTFAFFLIEHILQHRVTPLFFPAGDLHSTPGVLRIRIGTRLAALIFACSIVPLSAIHLTIHFSHRMAVSGRIAPEEILQASQSIIWIETLVFLLFSVALAFFLTINITRPLSEITKALEEVKQGVFDRKVRVTSNDEIGYTADMINRMTEGLRERDFIKETFGKYVTREIRDEILEGRIPLDGELREATVLFSDIRGFTGFVEATPPREVVRIINGYFGEMAEAIRQHGGLILQFIGDEIEAVFGAPIARQDHQQLAVKAALEMRRRLTLFNSELNQRGHRGINHGIGVHTGRVLAANIGSPERLSYALVGDTVNVASRIQGLNKQFDTDILVSAATRAGLNEEFDLKKLPSTMVRGKTEPLEIFRLF
- a CDS encoding tetratricopeptide repeat protein, which translates into the protein MRLFRTESLICSLLVLGVVLLLSSGAQGEDLTAAPFFKEYSKAVDAYNQGQLAKAESHLTASLEDYPNDLLAWNLLAEVYQRTGKHQKALEAYNQVERLYPGWPNTRRRMAYLYERTNDPQSARKIYLELLGTEPNDAELWQRLTDLLLRSNEENEAMHTLEKAVKTVQSKTLVRTLATLYFNRKEYEKAEPLFLDLARTEPREAPDSYCLGVIAHGRGNQTDAINRFHEALALRPDYFDACYNLGVLLKQGKRYPEALTTFETCSKIEPKNKDVYRQLGQICEENIMDMEKANAYFEKAGGRTP
- a CDS encoding ABC transporter ATP-binding protein — encoded protein: MNTMQAENLVKRYGVGETAVTAVRGINFGMEEGEFIAIMGESGSGKSTLLSMLGALNTPTEGRYLVDDIDVYALGSEQRAEFRREFLGFVFQSFHLIPYLSLIENVMLPVATIRMSARQKRAMAETALDRVGLADKAKRLPNQISGGEQERAAIARAIVNEPPLLLADEPTGNLDTKTGREIMRLFQGLNRDGVTIIMVTHSHDAAEYADRFLRISDGRLTEDERHVKTYEITGQDPFPEHKPMARFARL
- a CDS encoding ABC transporter permease, encoding MTLRTIALCNLKRRKARAAFVLVGLLVGVSSVVAFVSLVDTLTMDINHKLEKYGANILVLPKTENLSLTYGGLSIGGFSFDMQELRQEDLGKIVTIKNAGNVAAVGPMVLGPLQIRGQNVLLAGVDFEVVSYLRPWWNVHGEMPVGQGVLAGSEAARILEIRQGDRFEIDGRELIVTGILEPTGSQDDQILFAPLSMAQSMLGKEGKISMAEVAALCAGCPIEEMVKQISGVLPGAKVMAIKQVVKGRMETLGHLRKVVYGLSGLVMAVGALVVLVTMMGSVRERTSEFGIFRAIGYKKSQVMQIVLFEAAIISVLAGVLGYILGLAGTRFAIPFFTESQHVALHFDPVLAGGVLSLSLVLGLVSSTYPALQAARMDPNEALRAL
- a CDS encoding DUF2318 domain-containing protein, coding for MFENGEVKHFSYQHGAYNIKYFILKSSDGVIRAAFDACDVCWPAGKGYVQQGDEMICRNCGRRFASVLINEVKGGCNPAPLHRQIVGDNLVIKAADILEGKQYFDFADRG